In Halorubellus sp. JP-L1, one DNA window encodes the following:
- a CDS encoding HalX domain-containing protein — protein MPNEPTVLIVEDEPDLANLYAAWLREACDVETAYNGSQALEAIDETVDIVLLDRRMPGLSGDEVLSTIRDRDLETRVAMVTAVEPDFDIIEMGFDDYLVKPVSKDDLLSTVDQLLLRSTYDEQLQEFFALASKKALLDSQKTEAELRASEEYRRLEDRLAVMRSKVDDTISELSNHDAYQRVVRDISRKT, from the coding sequence ATGCCTAACGAACCGACGGTACTCATCGTCGAGGACGAACCCGACCTCGCGAACCTGTACGCCGCGTGGCTCCGGGAGGCCTGCGACGTCGAGACCGCCTACAACGGCAGTCAAGCGCTGGAGGCGATCGACGAGACCGTCGACATCGTCCTGCTGGACCGGCGGATGCCGGGCCTGTCCGGCGACGAGGTCCTGTCGACGATCCGGGATCGCGACCTGGAGACGCGCGTGGCGATGGTGACCGCGGTCGAGCCGGACTTCGACATCATCGAGATGGGGTTCGACGACTACCTCGTCAAGCCCGTGTCGAAGGACGACCTGTTGTCGACGGTCGACCAGTTGCTCCTCCGGTCGACGTACGACGAGCAGCTCCAGGAGTTCTTCGCGCTCGCGTCGAAGAAGGCGCTACTGGACTCCCAGAAGACGGAAGCGGAGCTGCGTGCGAGCGAGGAGTACCGTCGCCTGGAGGATCGACTCGCGGTGATGCGGTCGAAGGTCGACGACACGATCAGCGAGCTCTCGAATCACGACGCCTACCAGCGCGTCGTCCGGGACATCTCGCGGAAGACCTGA